DNA from Evansella sp. LMS18:
AGGCGTTTCAGCAATACAACTTCGGATACGGAGCAACGATCGGCGTTATGATTCTGGTAATCTCACTGCTGACTGTATTCATACTGCAAAAGCTTCTCAGGAGAGAGAAAGTGGATTACTAGCTTACAGGACAGTGGAATTATTGATTATATTGGCTCTGTTAAATTGAACGTTATCTTAAAAATAATATTGATTGTAGATAAAAATGTGAGACGCCTTCGGGAATAGCAACGAGCAAAACATCCTGAATACTCTGCGAGTTGTCTCGACGGATACAACTACAAAGCAATACTGGCAGAGGAAGAGACATGAATCCAGCAATGCCCGAGGCAAAGAAGACACCGTGAATGCGAATGAAGTAATGCAGGAACGGATGTGGCCCTTGTACCCTTGCGGTGCAAGCGAGCATTTTTAGCGGAAATCAACAGCAAATTAACTAAGCAATTAAAATAAAGGAGGTTAACGCAGTGGACAGGAAACCAAAAGGCCATATATTAAAACGCACAGGTATCCGACTTCCTTTAATTATCTGGTCTGTTGCTGTATTATATCCTATTATATGGATGATCATTGGGTCTTTTAAATCGAATGCGGAAATTTATGCGAACCCGTGGGGCCTCCCGGCATCGTTCAACTTTCAGAACTTTATTGACGCCTGGAATAATTACAATATTGATTTAGGTGTGTTTAACAGCCTGTTTGTGACAGTAGTTGGCGCTCTGCTCACTCTTATACTGGCTGTTCCCACATCATACGCTCTGGAAAGACTGACCTTCAAAGGGAGCACAGTTTTATTTAATTTGTACATAGCGGCAATGATGATTCCTATGGTGCTCGGATGGATTCCTTTGTTTTTCCTGCTTATGAATATTGGCATGCTGGATAATTTATTTGGGCTGGCTATTGTATATGCTGTTTCTCAGCTGCCTTTCAGTATTTTTGTATTAACAACGTTCATGGGTTCCATTCCAAAAGAGCTGGAGGAAGCAGCTGCAATAGATGGCATGTCTCCATACCGGATTCTCTGGAAGATTATTACTCCTTTATCCATGTCAGGAATTATTACTGTTACAATCATGAACGCGATTCAATTCTGGAATGAATATTTCATGGCGCTGATTTTTCTGCAGACAAGGGAAAATTACACTTTAGGTCTCGCAATCGACTTTATCAGCAGGGAGGCAGCTTATACAAATGCCTGGGGAACGCTGTTTGCCAGCTTGACAATCGCGATTATTCCGGTGATTATTCTGTACGCTATTTTCCAGCGCAGGATTTCAAAAGGGATGACAGAAGGTGCAATCAAAGGATAAGAAGAAAAAGTAAATGAGGGAGATACAAGTGGGGACTACAGCTAACTCTTTTTCAGGTGGATTAATTATGTTAAATGAATATAAGCGCAAACTGCCTCCTTCAGAAAAAAAAGTGGCAGAATATATTATCAAAAAGCCGCACCATGCAATTCAGCTTACTGCCACTTCTCTTGGAGAAGAAAGCGGTACGAGCAGTGCGGCAGTTATCAGACTTTGCAAATCTCTCGGACTAAAAGGATTTCAGGAGTTGAAGCTCAGGGTCTCAGGGGATTTAATGAAATCCCCGGCTGTCCAGTACAGTAATATTGAACCAGGTGAAACGCAGGAAGCAATCGTGGAAAAGCTGACGAACAACGCTACTCAGGCACTGAAGGAAACTTCTGAGCTGGTGAATTATGAAGCGCTTGGCATGGCTGTGGAAGCCCTGAAAAAAGCTGACAGAATTCATTTCTTCGGGGTAGGCGCCTCCGGGATTATTGCACAGGATGCCCAGCAGAAATTCCTTCGTATGAACAAGTCTGTATCCTGTTTTACCGATATCCATAACGCTGCTATGTATATCGCAAATGTAAGCGAAAATGATGTTGTGTTCGTTATCTCTTTTTCAGGAGAAACACTGGAAACACTTAAAATTATTGAACTTGCTAACCAGAAAGGGGCTGCCACGATCAGTCTTACCCGCTATGGACAGTCAGCTATTTCAGATAGTGCGGACATCCCTTTATTTATATCCGCTACAAGAGAGGTTCCTGCCCCATTCAGAAGCGGAGCCACTTCTTCCCGCCTCGCCCAGCTCCATATGATCGACATTCTTTTTGTATGCGTAGTTACGGACCAGTATGCATTGGCTTCTGACTATTTAAAAGAAATAAAAGAATCCATGGATTTTATAAAAAGCCGGAAATAAGGTTTAAAAAAAGACATTCTTCTCTTTTTGGTGAAATGGTGGTTAGCACCCTCATTTCCATAAAGTGAACCTTCAATCAGTGGGGGTTTTATTCCTCCCCCACTGATTGTTAGTTGAACCAATCGGGATGTTAGCGTCCGTTATCTCCCGCCTAAACCTATTCGTTTCACACCAGTTTGGAGGCGGGAGTTTTACGGACGGTTACATCGGGATAAAACAGAAGAATGTCTTTTGTTTTAGTGACCTTTCTTCATAAAGAGTTAAAAATAACGCAGACGAAGTAATATAAATGTGACTTTTCTGCATTGTTTTGCTAATATTCCGAAATTATTAGTTAGGCAGGTAAAAAGTATCATATGGAATACTTCAGCAGTGATAAGCTATGATGCGAGAAAAGAGGCTAATCACTTAATTGTGTTCAAAAAACAGTGTCCCACCGACTAAGTCTATGGAAGTGTTTTCCCTGTAATACTAAATTATTTTTTATGTTATAGTGTTTTAGTGGTATAGACAACTATACAAAATTTTATGTAAGTTATTATTAGGTTTTATAACATAGTTTACTAGTCATCTGTTTTGCAAAACCTCTTTCGTTCAGTTTTTTTAGGCGAATAAATTTGAAGGGAGGCCAGCTTTTCATTCAACCAAAAACAAAAGGAGGAATTTTTGTGAAAAGGCTACATAAGACGCTGATGGCAGCTATGCTCGCTTCCTTACTGACAGTTTCTCAGCTATTTACAGGTGCGGCACTCAGTTATGCTGAAGCTGCTGAAGCAGAAGGCGTTAAAGACCTGGTGATTTTACAGAATGTACCGGAGGCAGTAATCGAGGTGGAGGAAGATCGGATTGATTTGAAAGCGCTTAATATTTATCATGAAGGGCATTTCACCAGCATCCAGGAGGGCCTGGGATGGCACTCTTCGAATACGAATGTAGCACAAGTTGATGAAGACGGAACTGTTACATTTACCGGACAGCCAGGAAGAACCTTTGTTTCCGTAACGAATGGGACTCATACTGACAAGATTGCGCTGGATTATAAACCTGCGCGAGATGGAAGAAATACAAAAGGGCAGCCCGAACGTGTGCCGACTGTAGTAAAACAGCAGGGTGAAAAATACGATATTATTGGACATGCGATAGATAATATGACTATCGAAGAAAAGATCGGCCAGATGCTTATGCCTGATTTCCGTAACTGGAATGGCAGTAATGTAACAGAAATGCTGCCTGAAATAGAGCAGCTTGTTAAAGACTATCATCTCGGGGGAGTAATTTTATTCAGGGAAAACGTAGTGACAACTGAGCAGACAGCCAAGTTAGTTTCCCAGTACCAGGATGCTGCTGAAAAATTTGGGCTCCTGCTTACCATTGACCAGGAGGGCGGAATCGTGACACGTCTTCAGTCTGGTACGGACATGCCTGGGAACATGGCGCTTGGCGCTACCCGGTCAGCGGAAATTACTTATGATGTAGGTCATGCAATCGGTGAGGAGCTTGCTTCATTGGGAATTAATATGAACCTTGCTCCTGTGCTTGATGTAAATAATAATCCTGACAATCCGGTAATTGGGGTAAGGTCTTTCAGTGAAGATCCTGAACTTGTAGGCGAACTGGGAGTGGCTTATACTAATGGACTGCAGGATACAGGTGTAGCTGCAACAGCTAAGCACTTTCCGGGGCACGGGGACACAGATGTAGACTCTCACTTAGGCCTTCCAGAGGTGCCGCATGATAAAGAAAGACTTCTGGAAGTAGAGTTATATCCGTTCCAGCAGGCAATGGATGCTGGAATTGACGCGATTATGACAGCCCATGTCACTTTCCCGCAAATCGACGGTACCAAAGCAATTTCACGGAAAACCGGTCAGGAAATTGCTTTACCGGCAACTCTTTCTTATACAGTGCTCACTGAGTTAATGAGAGATGAAATGGAATATGAAGGTGTCATTATTACTGATGCTATGAATATGCAGGCCATCAGCGACCATTTCGGTCCAGTTGATGCAGCTATCCGAACAGTACAAGCTGGATCTGATATTGTTCTGATGCCAGTAGGCCTTCAGTCTGTGGCGGAAGGGCTGTACAACGCGGTAGACGAAGGGGAAATTACGGAAGAGCGGGTGGAAGCTTCTGTAAAACGAATTCTCACTCTAAAAATTGAGCGTGGTATTTTTAAAGAAGAAAGCCCGCAGCCTCTTGATGAAAAAATCGCGAATGCTGTCCAGGTAGTAGGTTCCGAGGAACACAGGCAGGTAGAGAAGGAAGCTTCTGAAAGATCTATTACTCTGGTTAAAAACGATAATGTTTTGCCATTAGAAGCTGGTGAAGATGAGAATATTGTTGTTATAGGCGGCAGCTATTATGCATCCTTGCTGAGTGCCATCAGAGAGTATCATCAGGATGCTGCAGGGATTAACGCCTCCTCAACTGGTCATATTAGTTCAGCTCAGTGGGACCAGATTAGAAATGCAGATAAAGTTATCGTTGGAACAACTACAGCAACGGTGGCTGCAAGATCTGCTTCCAACGCACAAATGGTTATGGTTCAGAACATAATCTCAGAAACAGAAGCACCGGTCATTGCAGTGGGAATCCGTAACCCGTATGACATTATGGCATATCCGAATGTAGATGCCTATATCGCCCAGTACGGCTTCAGGCCATCCAGCTTTGCTGCAACAGCAGCGACGATTTTTGGTGAGAATGCACCAACAGGGCAGCTCCCGATCACAATTCCTGATTTTAACGGGAATATTCTTTACGAGTTTGGACATGGTTTAACGTATTAAATAATAGCTAAAAAATCTTATTGGACCCTCCTGAAGTTTCAGGAGGGTCTTTGCTTGTTTGATATAAAGGTGAAGATGGTTGAAAAAACAGTGATGGCATGAAAACACAAATGCAAATTAAAATATTATGAAAATTTAGATAAATTTACTAGACCATAAGTAATAAAAAATAGCAGAAATTTTTGAAAACATAACTTAACTCCCATATAAATATATTGGTTCACTATGTATAGTTGTATTGAGGTCTAGTCCACTTTGGCATTTTTAAGTATTTGAGTTTGCTGTAAGTATTTTTTTAACTTTTCCATCTGCCGGGAGGTGAAATACAAAACCAAGTGTGTTAAGGCACAGTGGGCTAATCTTATCTGTGAAACTAAAATAATGATCGGGGTGGATTATCAAATGAAAAGTAAGCGCTTTCTTGTTGTGTTTTTAACAATCGTTTTACTTATCTCTACTTACACCGTTGCCTTAGGCCAGGGGATCGGCAATGGAAGCACGCAGGGGCAGGGAAATAAAGAAGGTCATAAGAAACAATTTAAACTTGGTATTGAAATGCTCCTGGAAGAACAGTTTGATGTTATTGAAGGGAAAAACGTGGGTCTTATTACGAACCCGACTGGGGTAGACCGTAACCTGAACAGCATTGTGGACCTGCTTCATAATGACGACCGGGTTAATCTTACAGCTCTTTACGGTCCTGAGCACGGTGTACGGGGGGACGCACAGGCAGGAGCTTATGTGCCATTTTATATTGATGAGGTAACTGACCTTCCTGTGTACAGCTTATACGGGCAGACAAGAAAGCCAACACCGGAAATGCTTGAAGATGTGGATGTGCTGCTTTTTGATATCCAGGATGTAGGAACACGCTTCTACACTTATATTTACACAATGGCATACGCTATGGAAGCCGCCCAGGAAAATGATATTGAATTTGTTGTGCTGGACAGGCCAAACCCATTAGGGGGACTTGATGTTGAAGGACCGGTGTTAGACCCGCAATACAGTTCATTTGTAGGTCTTTATCCGATCCCGCTCCGCCACGGTATGACTGTAGGGGAGCTTGCGCTTTACTTTAATGAGGAGTTTGAAATTGGTGCAGATCTTACAGTTGTGGAAATGAAAAGATGGAACCGCTCCTTTAAATATGATGATCTTCCATTAGAATGGGTGCTTCCTTCACCAAACATGCCTACTCTGGAAACTGCATTAGTATACCCTGGTGCTGCTCTCATTGAAGGTACCACAAATGTCTCTGAGGGACGAGGAACTACAAAGCCTTTTGAACTGGTAGGAGCACCTTTTATAAACAGCACTGAACTGGCTGCAGAATTGAATGCTATAGGTCTGGATGGAGTTACCTTCCGGGCAGCGTCATTCACACCGACATTCTCAAAAAATGCAAACACGCTAAGCCATGGTGTACAGATTCATGTGACAGACCCTGATAATTTTAACAGTGTGGAAATGGGTCTCCACTTGGTAAAGACAATTCACGACCTTTATCCGGAAGATATTATTTTCAGATCTTTCTTTGACAACCTGATCGGCAACGGAGAAGTTCGCCAGCAGATCCTTGATGGCTATTCTGTAGCACAGATTATGGCGGGATGGGAAGAAGATCTGGAAGAGTTCATGACAAAGCGCGAAAACTATCTGCTGTATTAAGTAAGAGCAAGAACCGCCTTCCAGTAATCTGGCGGGCGGTTTCCTGCTGTTGGAGACTTATCTTATAATTATTCCTTTCAAAATTCAGGAACAGTGAGTTTACAAGATTAGTAATTTAAGAGCTGAGGTTCATAAAGGAGGAAATATGAAAAAAATAACTTTGTCCACACTGGCTGTAATATTAGGTTCATCACTCATGGTTCCGGGAGCAACGTTTGCCGGACCAGACGGAGAGCAGAGTTTTCAACCCACTTTGGAGGAGCAAGGGGATAAAAACTCATACGCAAAAGCCCACCCTGTTTTTTCCTGGGATTCTCCCGGTAAATTCTCTCCAGTGCTTCATCCTGGTTCTGTACGGGGAGCCGGGATGAGGCAGGAACCGCTCAATAGTATTGACCAGGCAATGGAAGGAATGATTCAAAATAATGTTACCCCTGGAGCAGTAACTTTTGTAGCTCGCAGAGGGCATATTGTACAGCATGAAGCATACGGGCATGCAACCTTGTATAGTGACAACTCCGGTTCAGTGATGGACGACCCTGTTCCGATGGAGAAGGACACTATATTTGATATGGCTTCAATAAGCAAAATGTTTACTACTACAGCTGCTATGCAGCTCTACGAACAAAATTATTTTGACCTCGATGATCCTGTGTCAGACTACATCCCTGAATTCGCACAAAACGGGAAAGAAAATGTGACCATCAGCCAGCTGATGAACCATACATCCGGGTTCGCAGCATGGATACCGCTATACAGCTACGGAGAAACGAGAGAGGAAAGGATTCAGTATGTTAACGAGTACGGACTCCAGTCTCAGCCGGGAGCAGCACACAGATACAGTGATTTGAACATGATCGCCCTTGCAACGTTAATTGAAACCCTCACAGGACAGCGGCTTGATGAATACGTGTATGAAAATATTACCGAACCCCTTGGTATGACAGATACGATGTATAATCCCCCGGAATCCCTGAAACCTCGAATTGCAGCAGCGGAATACCAGTCGTTTCCTGCAAGAGGAATGGTCTGGGGAGAAGTACATGACGAAAATGCCTGGGCCCTTGATGGAGTAGCTGGACATGCTGGTATTTTCTCAACTGCAGGAGACCTGGCTGTATTCTCCCATATGTTCCTGAATGATGGCCGGTACGGCGGAAAACAAATCCTTGAGCCTGAAACTGTGGAAATAATGACCACAAACCAGACGGCAGAATTTCCAGGTGCCAACCGTGCGTTAGGCTGGCAGCTGGCACAGGGTTTTTATATGGACGCACTCTCGGAAGGAACAACTTTTGGACATACAGGCTTTACTGGGACCTCTCTTGTTATTAATAAAAATAATGGAACGATTGCGATATTACTGACAAACCGGGTCCATCCTTCCCGATCCAACCCGTCCACTAATCCTGGCAGGCAGGATTTTGCCCGTGCTGTTGCAGACGCTATTCCGGTAGCTGTTCCTGGGAAAGAAGCGGCCTGGTTCTCAGGATATGGAAACAACCTGAATCGGTCGCTGTCAACGGAAGTAGAGTTGAATGGACCTGCTGTTCTTTCATATGATACCTGGTACCGCACAGAAGCTGGCTATGACAGGGGCTATGTGGAAGTTTCTCCTGATGGGGAGAACTGGACATCTGCAGGTGCAGTGGCGGACGGAAGCAGCGGTACTTGGCTGGAAAAAGAAGTTATTATTCCTGAAGACACTAGTTTTGTAAGGTTCCGCTACAGTACTGACGGCGGAGTGAACGGCAGAGGCTGGTATCTTCATAATATTAAGCTTACACACTCTGAAGGTAAGGTGGAAGTACCTGAATTTTCAGGTGAGGGGTGGAGCAAGAGGAGTTATTAGAATCTATTAAATAATTCTTCTAAAGGCAGATCCGGCTGGAAAATGCAGAGCCGGATCTTTTTCCTACCTGCGTAATAAAATTAGGAGGTATTAAAATGACAGGATACAATAGCAAACGGATACTTTATGTCTTATTTGCTGTGCTGATTTTTCTTAGCGGTATACCGGCGTCTTCTGTGCAGACGATGGCGGCAGATACTCCATTATCACTTGGCGAAATCATTGACGAATGGACAAGCCCTGTAGCACCGGGAGTCCTTCAGAGCACCCTGGAAGTGGAAAGTGAGGCAGGGAAGCAGCACCTCCATATTCTTGATATAGAAGGTGGAAAGGAACACCTTTCTTTTGAAACCGGCCTTTCAAACGGCAAGGTGCTGGGGATGCAGAAAACTACTGAACAGGCTCAGTCAGTCAGCAGAGGCGGACACCGGGTTATCGGGGCCATTAACGGTGATTTTTATAATACATCCAATGGATTGCCAATTCATTTAATGATTCACAAAGGTGAAATTTATACGAGTCCGGTAAACCGGACCGCAATAGGCTTTAAAGAGAACGGGGAAGCAGTGATAGGCGTTCCACAGCTGGCAATGTCAATAAAGATAAATGGTGAATACGAAGATGTTCCCGGCCAGTTTACTCTTAATAAGGGCCGTGGAGCAAATGATCTTGTATTGTATTCTGAAACATTCAGCGACAGTACAAAAACGAGTGATGAGGGGACGGAAGTAATTGTCAGGATTGACGAAGGAGAGATCCGTTCAGGAAATAAAATAGCAGGAACAGTGGTAAGCGTTGAAGAAAATACAGGTAATTCAGCGCTTGAGGAAGGATATATCATTTTGTCAGCAAGGGGAAATTCGGAAGCATTAATAACATCCTTGTCTGATAATGATCAATTGGAAATCTCTTTTACTTTATCTGATGAATGGGGAGAAGTGCAGGAAGCGGTAGGAGGAAATCATCTTCTTGTTGATCAAGGAGAAGTAACTTCAGAAGCAGCTGGTGCAGGAAATGCGGTTGCACCGAGAACAGCCGCAGGTATCAGAGCTGACGGATCTGTCTTTTTTGCAGTTGTTGACGGAAGAAATCCAGGATACAGCGAAGGAGTAACAATAAAAGAAACAGCTCAGTTAATGAAAGAATATGGAGCTGAAAAGGCAGTGAATCTTGACGGCGGTGGATCCTCCACTATGCTTGCAAGGCAGCCTGGTGAAACGGAAGCAGATATTGTTAATGTCCCATCAGACGGGGTGGAACGGGAAGTTGCTAATTCTCTGCTGCTTGTGAGTAATGCCGAGGAAGGGCCGCTCAGCCAGCTGGCAGTTCTTCCACAGCAGCTGAGGATACTTTCAGGAAGCAGCTACAGCTTTACTGTAAAAGGGATGGATGAATTTCATAATCCAGCGGAAATAGAAGAGGAACCAGACTGGTCAGTTGAAAACCTCTCAGGCTCAATAACCGACGATGGAATTTTTACAGCCGGATCTGAAGCAGGCAGGGGAAGGGTTCATGCTTCAGCAGGAGAGGCATCAGGCATTTCAGCCATTGAAGTAGTGAATGAGCTGACAGACCTTGCTTTTCCTCAGTCAGAAATAACAGTGGATCCTGCAGACACAATAGAACTTGAAGTATCTGCTTATAAAGACAGACAAAAGGTATACGCTGATAATGAACAATTCACCTGGAACGTGGACGGTGATATTGGAACAATTGACAATGATGGAGTTTTTACTGCTGCTGACAGGACAGGGAGCGGAACTATAACTGTTAGCTATGGATCAGTCGAGGCTTCTGTAAAGGTTGAAGTTGGAAAAGAACCAGTGATCCTGGAAGACTTTGAAAATGGAATTGACCACTGGTACGTTCACGGAGCCCGGTATACATCAATAGATATGAGCCTTGCCACAGCTCCGGAGGATCCTGTCAGGTTTGGAAATCACGCGATGCGCCTTGATTATGATTTTACCGGCCAGCAGGGAACTTCGGGAGTGTACGCTTCCCCGTATGAGCGGATCGAAGTGGAAGGGTATCCTGAAAGAATCGGCATGTGGGTATATGGTGACGGCAATAACCAATGGCTCAGAGCACAAATGCGGGACGGGGACAATAACTGGTTTCCTGTAAACTTCACAGAAAACCATCCAGACGGGGTTACCTGGGAAGGCTGGAAATATGTCGAAGCTGATGTGCCAAAAGGGCGCCCTACCCCGCTGGAAATGGAAATACCAGTGCGGTATATGGCAACGTATGACGACAATAAAACTGCGGGCACTCTTTATATTGATCAAATCAGGGCAGTGTACGGTGAAACAAATGAAGATTTAATAAACCCTTCGCTAACAGATATGAAACCGGAGGGCGGCAGCATTGTTAATACAAATACTCCCGAGATAAGCATAGTGGCAAGCGACGAAGAAGGAGGATCCGGAATTGATTCGGATTCTGTCGAGCTCTTAATAAATGGTGAGGCGGTGAATGCTTCGTTTGACGAAAGTACAGGGGAGATCAGCTACACCCCTGAAGAGTCCATAGCTGATGGTTACAATGTCGTTTATGCGGCAGTAAAAGACCTTTCCGGAAATCCTGCGTTTGCTGAGTGGTCTTTCCATGTAGAATCAGGAGGCCCTCAATACCGCTTTTCAGGACCTGAAGAAATATACGCGGGACTGGAATTTACCGTGGAACTTACAATTGATGAGCCTTCACAGCTTCAGGGAATGAATGCAGAATTAACATTCGATCCGGATATTGTCCAGGTAGTCGATGGGGACCCGGATCGTGAAGGCGTACAGGTTCTTATTGGGGAAAAGTTCGGGGATGAACAAATAATAACTAATGAAGCAGATAATGAAAATGGCCGTATATTCCTTGCTTTTGATAATTTAATGGAATTAGGGAATTTGGATATTCAAGAAACTGCTGCAGAAATTACTTTTTCAGTTAACAGAGAGGCTGCAGGTGATTTTGCACTAAATTTTGTTTATGGAGAATTGGCGTACAGTGATGGAAGAAGCGTGACAACAAGACTTCTCCCTCACACATCAAAGGTGGGACAGCCGTTATCCTTGTCCGTGAAAGGACTATCCTATGGTTCCACAAGCGAAATTCAAGTCATAAACCAGCAGACAGACGAACCTGTTGAAGGAGCGGAAGTTCACATATTAGATCCGGACCTTAGTTTATTGACTATTGATGAGGATACACCAGTTTACAGTGCTATTGGCGGAACTGTTACAGGAGAGGCGCTGGCAGGTGACCGTTATTTATTTAGCGAAACAAGACAAAATTATTACAGAATCTATTTGCCTGACGGCTCAAGAGGCTGGGTTTCTTCATCTGCTGCAAGCACAGAGGACTGGGGAACACCACTCGGCATCACGGACAATAATGGGGTGTTTATAACAGATACACTGGCATTATCCGTTCTTACCTACAGGATCCAGGCCGTGAAAGATGAGCTTGTCAGCCAGATTGCAGAAATATCGATAGTTCCTCAGCTCGGGGGAAAAACACCTGAAAACCTTGTTTTAACATGGCAGCAGTCTCCTAAAACTACCCAGAGTTTCACATGGCGGACAGCTCCTCCTGTTGAGGGGAGTGTGGCAGAATTTGTGCCGGAAAGTGAGTTTACTGACTTTTCTGCTGATAATGTACAAAGAGCAGAAGGAAACAGCTTTTTATTTACTGATAATCTCGGAGAAATGCGAATTCATGAAGCAGAAGCAACAGGCCTTGAACCAGGCACAACGTATATTTACCGGACAGGCAATGGTGAACCGGATGGCTGGAGTGAGTCTTATTCGTTTACAACTGAATCTGCCGGGGACGAAGCCTACACATTTTTATTCACCGCAGACAGTCAGGCTGTAACGAGAGAACAATTTAGTATATGGACAGAGCTGTTTAATAACGCACTCGTTAAACACCCGGATGCAAGATTTATGCTCCATGGGGGTGACATTGTGGAAAACGGAAATCTGCTGCAGGAATGGGAGTATTTCTTTGAGGCCTCTGAAGGATTAATTTCACGGATTCCATTCATGGCAGTCCTTGGCAACCATGATGTATACGGAGATGGAGAAGAAACCTTCCGCAGTGTGTTCCAGTATCCGCAAAACGGTCCGGAAGGCCAGGAGGAGTTTGTTTACTCATTTGAATACGGTGAGGCTAACTTTCTGATGCTTAATTCAGAATCAACAAGGGAAGAAATGGAACATCAGGCGGAATGGCTGAAAGAGGAAGTGGAAAAGTCCGACAAAACTTGGCAGATCGCAATGTTTCACAGGCCGCCTTATTTAAGTAATCCTTTGCGCGGAGACGATTTGACGAAAGAAATCCTGGCTCCAGCACTCGAAGAAATGGGAGTGGATCTCGTGTTAGTCGGTCACGACCATGCGTATTCACGTACTTATCCTATGTTTGACGGTGCGCCTGCGGAAGAAGGTACTGTATATATTACGGGAGGCTCTGCAGGACCAAAGTTTTACCCAGGGGAAGAGTATGACTACATTGAAAAACTCTTTGATGAGGATATCCAGATTTTCTCAGCGTTAACAGTGGGCAGTAATGAAATCAGCCTTGAAGTAACTACAATAGACGGGCATGTTGTAGATGTTGTGTCGTTTGAGAAGGATACAGAAGAACCGGTGAACAACCCTCCAACCATTAATAAGCCTGTTGAAAATCAAGTAAGCAATATTAATCAACAGCTCGTTATCGATATAAGCGAAACATTTACAGACGAAGATGGGGACACTCTGGTATATTCAGTATCTTCAAGTCGTGAAGATATTGCCACAGCTGTAGTGGAAAATGAGAAATTAATAATAGACCCTGTATCCAAGGGCAGAACAGAGATTACTCTTACCGCTGATGACGGAAGAGGCGGAACTGCTGAAGACAGCTTCAATGCTGTTTTTGTCCCTGAGCAGGCGAGAGCGGGAAAGAAAAATAACTAATCAGCAGAAGGCAGCTTTCAAGCTGCCTTCTTTTAATAGTGGGCTGAAATGACTACGTCTTCGGACTAGTTTTTTATAGATAGTTATGAATATTCTGGAAACTAAGCATGATTTACCTATTGGCAAAAATGGTAGATTTTTAGACTATTAAAGTAATAGAAATTTCGTCATTCAAAATAGTTTAAGAGGGGGGGAGAGACGTAAAGCCTGGAATGACGAAAATGTATATTTTGAAACTCCATTAGTATCGGGGGAGTACGTTTGTCCCCTCAAACAACACCTGTCTTTTCATAAGCAAATGAATAAATTTCTACTAATCTATTAAAAAAGAGGTGGAAGATTTTGCAAAAAACGAAGAAGAAGCTTATACTCGTCACTCTGATTTTTTCCTTGTTGTTCTCTGCTCCTTTCGCGGGTGGTTTTTCCGCTCT
Protein-coding regions in this window:
- a CDS encoding carbohydrate ABC transporter permease; its protein translation is MDRKPKGHILKRTGIRLPLIIWSVAVLYPIIWMIIGSFKSNAEIYANPWGLPASFNFQNFIDAWNNYNIDLGVFNSLFVTVVGALLTLILAVPTSYALERLTFKGSTVLFNLYIAAMMIPMVLGWIPLFFLLMNIGMLDNLFGLAIVYAVSQLPFSIFVLTTFMGSIPKELEEAAAIDGMSPYRILWKIITPLSMSGIITVTIMNAIQFWNEYFMALIFLQTRENYTLGLAIDFISREAAYTNAWGTLFASLTIAIIPVIILYAIFQRRISKGMTEGAIKG
- a CDS encoding MurR/RpiR family transcriptional regulator, which gives rise to MLNEYKRKLPPSEKKVAEYIIKKPHHAIQLTATSLGEESGTSSAAVIRLCKSLGLKGFQELKLRVSGDLMKSPAVQYSNIEPGETQEAIVEKLTNNATQALKETSELVNYEALGMAVEALKKADRIHFFGVGASGIIAQDAQQKFLRMNKSVSCFTDIHNAAMYIANVSENDVVFVISFSGETLETLKIIELANQKGAATISLTRYGQSAISDSADIPLFISATREVPAPFRSGATSSRLAQLHMIDILFVCVVTDQYALASDYLKEIKESMDFIKSRK
- a CDS encoding exo-beta-N-acetylmuramidase NamZ domain-containing protein, which gives rise to MKSKRFLVVFLTIVLLISTYTVALGQGIGNGSTQGQGNKEGHKKQFKLGIEMLLEEQFDVIEGKNVGLITNPTGVDRNLNSIVDLLHNDDRVNLTALYGPEHGVRGDAQAGAYVPFYIDEVTDLPVYSLYGQTRKPTPEMLEDVDVLLFDIQDVGTRFYTYIYTMAYAMEAAQENDIEFVVLDRPNPLGGLDVEGPVLDPQYSSFVGLYPIPLRHGMTVGELALYFNEEFEIGADLTVVEMKRWNRSFKYDDLPLEWVLPSPNMPTLETALVYPGAALIEGTTNVSEGRGTTKPFELVGAPFINSTELAAELNAIGLDGVTFRAASFTPTFSKNANTLSHGVQIHVTDPDNFNSVEMGLHLVKTIHDLYPEDIIFRSFFDNLIGNGEVRQQILDGYSVAQIMAGWEEDLEEFMTKRENYLLY
- a CDS encoding glycoside hydrolase family 3 protein; translation: MAAMLASLLTVSQLFTGAALSYAEAAEAEGVKDLVILQNVPEAVIEVEEDRIDLKALNIYHEGHFTSIQEGLGWHSSNTNVAQVDEDGTVTFTGQPGRTFVSVTNGTHTDKIALDYKPARDGRNTKGQPERVPTVVKQQGEKYDIIGHAIDNMTIEEKIGQMLMPDFRNWNGSNVTEMLPEIEQLVKDYHLGGVILFRENVVTTEQTAKLVSQYQDAAEKFGLLLTIDQEGGIVTRLQSGTDMPGNMALGATRSAEITYDVGHAIGEELASLGINMNLAPVLDVNNNPDNPVIGVRSFSEDPELVGELGVAYTNGLQDTGVAATAKHFPGHGDTDVDSHLGLPEVPHDKERLLEVELYPFQQAMDAGIDAIMTAHVTFPQIDGTKAISRKTGQEIALPATLSYTVLTELMRDEMEYEGVIITDAMNMQAISDHFGPVDAAIRTVQAGSDIVLMPVGLQSVAEGLYNAVDEGEITEERVEASVKRILTLKIERGIFKEESPQPLDEKIANAVQVVGSEEHRQVEKEASERSITLVKNDNVLPLEAGEDENIVVIGGSYYASLLSAIREYHQDAAGINASSTGHISSAQWDQIRNADKVIVGTTTATVAARSASNAQMVMVQNIISETEAPVIAVGIRNPYDIMAYPNVDAYIAQYGFRPSSFAATAATIFGENAPTGQLPITIPDFNGNILYEFGHGLTY